One genomic segment of Arachis duranensis cultivar V14167 chromosome 4, aradu.V14167.gnm2.J7QH, whole genome shotgun sequence includes these proteins:
- the LOC107482898 gene encoding nudix hydrolase 2 isoform X2: protein MLRSLPKLSPLLCSARTTNIPCFLANSLRFVSSAKTITRTKTSTGRIAMTIRSPIRLMSSSTVSSITAEDHVQQPKLLKSTDDDHDGVIVEMDQPMDAATFVLILRSSISHWKQLGKKGVWIKLPIHLASLVEPLVKEGFWYHHAEPKYLMLVYWIPETANTIPVNATHRVGIGAFVMNEKREVLVVQENSGHFRGTGVWKFPTGVVDQGEDICVAAVREVKEETGKQRLEIEASRWMPFEEYSAQPFVQKHDLLKYISDVCSAKIDGRYAGYSAVSTSSSFSDQKYYLYLNAGALKSSL, encoded by the exons ATGCTGAGATCGCTGCCAAAGCTCTCACCATTGTTATGCTCAGCCAGAACCACCAACATTCCTTGTTTCCTTGCGAATTCTCTCCGTTTCGTCTCTTCAGCCAAGACAATTACAAGAACAAAAACTTCAACAG GTAGGATTGCAATGACGATCCGTTCTCCAATTCGACTTATGTCTTCATCTACAGTTTCATCAATAACTGCCGAAGATCATGTTCAACAGCCTAAGTTACTTAAATCAActgatgatgatcatgatggTGTTATCGTGGAAATGGATCAACCTATGGATGCTGCAACATTTGTACTAATTCTCAGATCCTCAATCTCTCACTGGAAGCAATTG GGCAAGAAGGGTGTATGGATAAAATTGCCAATTCATTTAGCCAGTCTTGTTGAACCTCTAGTTAAG GAAGGTTTCTGGTACCACCATGCAGAGCCAAAATATTTAATGCTTGTATATTGGATTCCTGAAACTGCAAATACCATTCCTGTCAATGCCACACATAGGGTGGGCATTGGTGCATTTGTCATGAATGAAAAACGAGAG GTCCTAGTTGTTCAAGAAAACAGTGGACATTTTCGTGGAACTGGAGTCTGGAAATTCCCTACTGGAGTTGTTGATCAG GGAGAAGATATTTGTGTAGCAGCAGTAAGAGAGGTGAAAGAAGAAACAGGA AAGCAGAGATTAGAGATAGAGGCATCACGG TGGATGCCATTTGAGGAGTACTCAGCTCAGCCATTTGTCCAGAAGCACGATCTTTTGAAGTACATAAGCGATGTATGCTCGGCAAAGATTGACGGGCGATATGCTGGATATAGTGCTGTATCTACTTCATCAAGCTTCTCTGATcagaaatattatttgtatttgaatgcTGGGGCCTTAAAGAGTTCTTTGTAA
- the LOC107482900 gene encoding nuclear transcription factor Y subunit B-3, translating to MAESDNESGGQGGNTSEFREQDRFLPIANVSRIMKKALPANAKISKEAKETVQECVSEFISFITGEASDKCQKEKRKTINGDDLLWAMTTLGFEEYVEPLKVYLHKYREMEGERTALIGGTRQHAGADQTNDGGAGGGGGIVPSHMMMMMGHQHQSHGHMFGSGGATGSASSRRITR from the coding sequence ATGGCGGAATCGGACAACGAGTCAGGAGGACAAGGAGGGAACACGAGCGAGTTCAGGGAGCAGGACAGGTTCCTGCCGATAGCGAACGTGAGCAGGATCATGAAGAAGGCGCTGCCGGCGAACGCGAAGATCTCGAAAGAGGCTAAGGAGACGGTGCAGGAGTGTGTGTCGGAGTTCATAAGCTTCATAACGGGTGAAGCCTCCGATAAGTGCCAAAAGGAGAAACGCAAGACCATCAACGGCGACGATCTGCTGTGGGCCATGACTACCCTTGGATTTGAGGAGTACGTGGAGCCTCTTAAGGTGTATCTACACAAGTATCGGGAGATGGAGGGTGAGAGGACTGCTTTGATTGGAGGGACTAGGCAGCATGCTGGTGCTGATCAGACCAACGACGgtggtgctggtggtggtggCGGGATTGTGCCATCacatatgatgatgatgatggggcATCAGCATCAGTCTCATGGACACATGTTTGGATCTGGTGGAGCGACTGGATCAGCATCTTCTCGAAGGATCACTAGGTAG
- the LOC107482903 gene encoding acyl carrier protein 3, mitochondrial: MQSIRKSILSHVNLRRSIERWCFSGNECANMQFRYLCSSTGSGSDLILDRVIALAKNYDKINASKVTETADFQKDLNLDSLDRVELIMALEEEFSVEIPDEKADKLACCADVAKYIALARADQKIGERP, from the exons ATGCAAAGCATAAGGAAATCTATCTTGAGTCATGTGAACTTGAGGAGGTCAATTGAAAGATGGTGCTTTTCTGGGAATGAGTGTGCCAATATGCAATTCAGATACTTGTGCTCTTCAACAGGATCGGGCTCTGATTTGATACTGGACAGAGTAATTGCACTTGCCAAGAACTATGATAAAATCAATGCCTCAAAG GTTACTGAAACAGCTGATTTTCAAAAGGATTTGAACCTGGACAGCTTGGACCGCGTGGAACTCATTATGGCTCTTGAAGAAGAGTTTTCAGTCGAAATCCCGGATGAGAAAGCAGATAAGCTTGCCTGCTGCGCTGATGTTGCGAAATACATAGCCTTGGCTAGAGCTGACCAGAAGATTGGGGAAAGGCCCTGA
- the LOC107482897 gene encoding putative lipid-binding protein AIR1B, with protein sequence MASSYYKGINVASYVVASMLCFNLLSLTKVSSNYVIPTIPIPIEKGTCPIDALKLGVCANVLNLAKVKLGSPPTLPCCNLIKGLADLEAAACLCTALKANVLGLNLDVPLSLSLILNNCGINNSAFKCN encoded by the coding sequence ATGGCTTCTTCTTATTATAAGGGCATCAATGTTGCATCATATGTAGTAGCCTCAATGTTATGCTTCAATCTACTGTCATTGACTAAGGTGAGTTCCAACTATGTCATTCCTACAATTCCAATACCTATTGAAAAGGGTACATGCCCTATAGATGCCCTTAAGTTAGGGGTGTGTGCCAATGTGTTGAACTTGGCTAAGGTCAAATTAGGGTCACCACCAACCCTACCATGTTGCAATCTCATTAAGGGTTTGGCTGATCTTGAAGCTGCTGCTTGCCTTTGCACTGCCCTCAAAGCCAATGTCCTTGGACTCAACCTTGATGTTCCTCTTTCCTTGAGCCTTATTCTCAACAATTGTGGAATTAACAACAGTGCTTTCAAGTGTAATTAA
- the LOC107482898 gene encoding nudix hydrolase 2 isoform X3 — MLRSLPKLSPLLCSARTTNIPCFLANSLRFVSSAKTITRTKTSTGRIAMTIRSPIRLMSSSTVSSITAEDHVQQPKLLKSTDDDHDGVIVEMDQPMDAATFVLILRSSISHWKQLGKKGVWIKLPIHLASLVEPLVKVLVVQENSGHFRGTGVWKFPTGVVDQGEDICVAAVREVKEETGVDSEFVEVLAFRQSHKSFFDKSDLFFVCMMRPLSSDIQKQRLEIEASRWMPFEEYSAQPFVQKHDLLKYISDVCSAKIDGRYAGYSAVSTSSSFSDQKYYLYLNAGALKSSL; from the exons ATGCTGAGATCGCTGCCAAAGCTCTCACCATTGTTATGCTCAGCCAGAACCACCAACATTCCTTGTTTCCTTGCGAATTCTCTCCGTTTCGTCTCTTCAGCCAAGACAATTACAAGAACAAAAACTTCAACAG GTAGGATTGCAATGACGATCCGTTCTCCAATTCGACTTATGTCTTCATCTACAGTTTCATCAATAACTGCCGAAGATCATGTTCAACAGCCTAAGTTACTTAAATCAActgatgatgatcatgatggTGTTATCGTGGAAATGGATCAACCTATGGATGCTGCAACATTTGTACTAATTCTCAGATCCTCAATCTCTCACTGGAAGCAATTG GGCAAGAAGGGTGTATGGATAAAATTGCCAATTCATTTAGCCAGTCTTGTTGAACCTCTAGTTAAG GTCCTAGTTGTTCAAGAAAACAGTGGACATTTTCGTGGAACTGGAGTCTGGAAATTCCCTACTGGAGTTGTTGATCAG GGAGAAGATATTTGTGTAGCAGCAGTAAGAGAGGTGAAAGAAGAAACAGGA GTTGACTCCGAATTCGTTGAAGTATTAGCATTCAG ACAAAGTCATAAATCATTCTTTGACAAGTCAGATCTATTCTTTGTGTGCATGATGCGGCCCCTTTCTTCCGACATCCAGAAGCAGAGATTAGAGATAGAGGCATCACGG TGGATGCCATTTGAGGAGTACTCAGCTCAGCCATTTGTCCAGAAGCACGATCTTTTGAAGTACATAAGCGATGTATGCTCGGCAAAGATTGACGGGCGATATGCTGGATATAGTGCTGTATCTACTTCATCAAGCTTCTCTGATcagaaatattatttgtatttgaatgcTGGGGCCTTAAAGAGTTCTTTGTAA
- the LOC107482818 gene encoding trihelix transcription factor GTL1 has product MSTPSRHRNGQLPEPPDTGGSPSVEEDRLGAGSGHDDGRTQESGSSLDDDDGNDIENSSGSGKHSGMPKRKRKMERRLEDFVENMVKKVMEKQEQMHKQLVDMIEKKEKERVMREEAWKQQEIERIRKDEEARTQERSRNLALISVIQNLLGHEIQIPQQAEVSSKGEEDEPRHEGEEANAQKSLGISGEGSNNRWPDVEVQALITLRTSMEQKFHLMGSKVSIWEEISEAMNKMGYHRSAKKCKEKWENINKYYKRTIGSGKKRRQNSKSCPYFNELDVLYSNGLLNLGNPLSSSTNDVSKIEKEESET; this is encoded by the exons ATGTCGACACCTTCCCGGCACCGTAACGGCCAGCTTCCAGAACCTCCCGATACCGGTGGTTCCCCTTCGGTTGAAGAAGATCGGCTTGGTGCCGGGTCGGGTCACGATGACGGGCGCACTCAGGAATCCGG CTCATCtttggatgatgatgatggtaatGACATTGAAAATTCATCTGGGAGTGGCAAACATTCAGGCATGCCAAAGCGAAAGAGGAAGATGGAGAGAAGACTCGAAGATTTCGTGGAGAATATGGTAAAGAAGGTGATGGAAAAGCAAGAGCAGATGCATAAACAGTTAGTGGACATGATtgaaaagaaggagaaggagagagtGATGAGAGAAGAAGCTTGGAAGCAGCAAGAGATTGAGAGAATAAGGAAGGACGAAGAGGCCAGAACCCAAGAGAGGTCACGAAACTTGGCCCTCATATCTGTCATCCAAAATCTGCTTGGCCATGAGATTCAAATCCCGCAACAGGCAGAGGTAAGCAGCAAAGGAGAAGAGGACGAACCCAGACACGAAGGCGAGGAAGCGAATGCTCAAAAGAGTCTCGGCATCAGCGGTGAGGGAAGTAACAACAGGTGGCCTGATGTTGAGGTTCAAGCGCTGATAACCTTGAGAACTTCAATGGAGCAGAAATTTCATCTTATGGGATCCAAGGTATCAATATGGGAGGAGATATCTGAAGCAATGAATAAAATGGGATACCACCGTTCTGCAAAGAAGTGCAAGGAAAAATGGGAGAACATCAACAAGTACTATAAAAGGACGATAGGGAGCGGCAAGAAGCGGCGTCAAAATAGTAAATCCTGCCCTTACTTTAATGAGTTGGATGTTCTATATAGCAATGGTCTCCTCAATCTTGGAAATCCCTTGAGCAGTAGTACCAATGATGTGTCCAAGATTGAAAAGGAGGAAAGTGAAACTTGA
- the LOC107482898 gene encoding nudix hydrolase 2 isoform X1 — protein MLRSLPKLSPLLCSARTTNIPCFLANSLRFVSSAKTITRTKTSTGRIAMTIRSPIRLMSSSTVSSITAEDHVQQPKLLKSTDDDHDGVIVEMDQPMDAATFVLILRSSISHWKQLGKKGVWIKLPIHLASLVEPLVKEGFWYHHAEPKYLMLVYWIPETANTIPVNATHRVGIGAFVMNEKREVLVVQENSGHFRGTGVWKFPTGVVDQGEDICVAAVREVKEETGVDSEFVEVLAFRQSHKSFFDKSDLFFVCMMRPLSSDIQKQRLEIEASRWMPFEEYSAQPFVQKHDLLKYISDVCSAKIDGRYAGYSAVSTSSSFSDQKYYLYLNAGALKSSL, from the exons ATGCTGAGATCGCTGCCAAAGCTCTCACCATTGTTATGCTCAGCCAGAACCACCAACATTCCTTGTTTCCTTGCGAATTCTCTCCGTTTCGTCTCTTCAGCCAAGACAATTACAAGAACAAAAACTTCAACAG GTAGGATTGCAATGACGATCCGTTCTCCAATTCGACTTATGTCTTCATCTACAGTTTCATCAATAACTGCCGAAGATCATGTTCAACAGCCTAAGTTACTTAAATCAActgatgatgatcatgatggTGTTATCGTGGAAATGGATCAACCTATGGATGCTGCAACATTTGTACTAATTCTCAGATCCTCAATCTCTCACTGGAAGCAATTG GGCAAGAAGGGTGTATGGATAAAATTGCCAATTCATTTAGCCAGTCTTGTTGAACCTCTAGTTAAG GAAGGTTTCTGGTACCACCATGCAGAGCCAAAATATTTAATGCTTGTATATTGGATTCCTGAAACTGCAAATACCATTCCTGTCAATGCCACACATAGGGTGGGCATTGGTGCATTTGTCATGAATGAAAAACGAGAG GTCCTAGTTGTTCAAGAAAACAGTGGACATTTTCGTGGAACTGGAGTCTGGAAATTCCCTACTGGAGTTGTTGATCAG GGAGAAGATATTTGTGTAGCAGCAGTAAGAGAGGTGAAAGAAGAAACAGGA GTTGACTCCGAATTCGTTGAAGTATTAGCATTCAG ACAAAGTCATAAATCATTCTTTGACAAGTCAGATCTATTCTTTGTGTGCATGATGCGGCCCCTTTCTTCCGACATCCAGAAGCAGAGATTAGAGATAGAGGCATCACGG TGGATGCCATTTGAGGAGTACTCAGCTCAGCCATTTGTCCAGAAGCACGATCTTTTGAAGTACATAAGCGATGTATGCTCGGCAAAGATTGACGGGCGATATGCTGGATATAGTGCTGTATCTACTTCATCAAGCTTCTCTGATcagaaatattatttgtatttgaatgcTGGGGCCTTAAAGAGTTCTTTGTAA